From Rutidosis leptorrhynchoides isolate AG116_Rl617_1_P2 chromosome 3, CSIRO_AGI_Rlap_v1, whole genome shotgun sequence, a single genomic window includes:
- the LOC139900205 gene encoding uncharacterized protein, protein MLLLVLGLKPNIYKSLMNQHAQKIWKQLPVYQTLNEGSEHSPKFRCTVWVGGMSYTSPSTFQRRKMAEMDASRVALFGSLQNLKNEASRLVSEDKSMCKSILVEYAHRMNIQNPTYHTIQLDTRPVFRSSLVFDGVSCTGENCKSKKESERSAALDVILKVLDSDSGIIISEIIKRRYKHYAIFKKLQNAQNVTNEVVVPTGTENGVTLIKTKVEEGTKVSHLESCSDEDTTIHATHLFADSTQRPSQEVTTQSLTPAATVLQHTTFAGIHVLPSSNVVKVENVEAFSATIQEHTPAISETVVLPQTPSVGTHVLPSSSNVDKVENSEVLSVTTAIPTVAQATFVVPISGKKRNRRKQKIKAQKKMRAEDQLSTHAVPPS, encoded by the exons ATGTTGTTACTTGTTTTAGGTTTGAAACCAAACATATATAAGAGTCTCATGAATCAACATGCTCAAAAAATATGGAAACAACTGCCCGTATATCAAACTCTTAATGAAGGTTCTGAACATTCACCAAAGTTCAGATGTACTGTGTGGGTTGGTGGTATGAGCTATACATCCCCAAGCACGTTTCAGCGTCGTAAGATGGCTGAGATGGATGCTTCTCGGGTGGCATTATTTGGTTCATTGCAAAATTTAAAGAATGAAGCATCGCGTCTTGTATCTGAG GATAAATCTATGTGCAAGTCTATTCTGGTTGAATATGCTCATAGGATGAATATACAGAATCCAACCTATCATACCATTCAACTGGATACACGTCCCGTTTTCCGTTCTTCTTTGGTTTTCGATGGTGTTTCTTGTACAGGAGAGAACTGCAAAAGCAAGAAAGAATCTGAAAGATCAGCAGCACTTGATGTTATTCTGAAAGTTTTAG ATTCTGATTCAGGAATCATAATATCAGAGATAATCAAGCGTAGATACAAACATTATGCCATATTTAAGAAGTTACAAAATGCCCAAAATGTCACCAATGAGGTGGTAGTGCCAACTGGAACTGAAAATGGTGTCACTTTGATTAAGACTAAAGTTGAGGAAGGAACAAAAGTGTCTCATTTAGAGAGTTGCTCAGATGAAGATACTACTATCCATGCAACACACTTGTTTGCGGATTCAACTCAAAGACCGAGTCAAGAAGTAACAACTCAGTCACTCACTCCAGCGGCTACAGTTTTGCAACATACTACATTTGCTGGGATCCACGTTTTACCTTCTTCAAACGTAGTTAAGGTGGAAAACGTAGAGGCGTTTTCTGCAACGATTCAAGAACACACTCCAGCTATTTCAGAGACTGTAGTTTTGCCACAGACTCCATCTGTTGGGACCCACGTTTTACCTTCTTCTTCAAATGTAGATAAGGTTGAAAACTCAGAGGTGTTATCTGTAACAACTGCTATTCCAACTGTAGCACAAGCCACTTTTGTGGTTCCAATTTCTGGCAAGAAACGAAATCGTCGTAAACAGAAGATAAAGGCACAAAAGAAAATGCGCGCTGAAGATca GTTGTCAACGCACGCTGTACCTCCGAGCTAA